The Leptospira sp. WS39.C2 genome contains a region encoding:
- the pheS gene encoding phenylalanine--tRNA ligase subunit alpha has translation MSLSQEIESLVKEAESVLSSVATEQELDAEKNQFLGKKGKLTSVLKGLASLSVEEKKTIGKEANEAQTRLERFVEAKRISLKESFYENQLGKEFFDTLRPLPKKDRGSLHPISQIQYEIEDIFTSMGFSVMDGPEVETDENNFAALNFTDDHPARDMQDTFYTVDGNLLRTHTSAIQVRALRKLKPPFRIIAPGRVFRYEEVDASHENTFYQVEGMVVGENISVAHLIYTMETLLSRVFRKEIKTRLRPGYFPFVEPGFELDINCLVCNGDGCSVCKQSGWLELLPCGLVHPNVLEAAGLDSKTWTGFAFGLGLDRLVMMRYGIHDIRYFQSGNLRFLKQF, from the coding sequence ATGAGCCTATCCCAAGAAATAGAATCCTTAGTCAAAGAGGCCGAGTCTGTTTTAAGTTCTGTTGCCACAGAACAAGAATTAGATGCCGAGAAAAACCAGTTCCTCGGAAAAAAAGGAAAACTCACATCTGTCCTCAAGGGACTTGCTTCCTTATCTGTAGAAGAAAAAAAAACAATCGGAAAAGAAGCGAACGAAGCACAAACTAGACTCGAACGATTTGTAGAAGCCAAACGAATTTCTCTCAAGGAAAGTTTTTACGAAAACCAATTGGGGAAAGAATTTTTTGATACACTTCGTCCTCTTCCGAAAAAAGATAGAGGGAGTTTACATCCCATTTCCCAAATCCAATACGAAATTGAAGACATCTTCACTTCCATGGGTTTTTCCGTGATGGATGGACCAGAAGTCGAAACCGATGAAAACAATTTTGCTGCTTTAAACTTTACTGACGACCACCCTGCTCGTGATATGCAAGATACGTTTTATACGGTAGATGGAAATTTACTCCGCACACATACCTCAGCCATCCAAGTGCGTGCCTTACGAAAACTCAAACCCCCATTTCGCATCATTGCTCCTGGTCGTGTGTTTCGGTATGAAGAAGTGGACGCCTCTCATGAAAATACCTTTTACCAAGTGGAAGGGATGGTTGTGGGTGAAAACATATCGGTTGCCCATTTGATTTATACAATGGAGACACTTCTTTCACGTGTGTTCCGAAAGGAAATCAAAACAAGACTTCGTCCTGGATACTTTCCATTTGTGGAACCAGGGTTTGAACTGGATATCAATTGCCTTGTTTGTAATGGCGATGGATGTAGTGTTTGCAAACAATCAGGTTGGCTCGAACTTCTCCCTTGTGGGTTAGTCCATCCGAATGTGTTAGAAGCGGCTGGCCTTGATTCTAAAACATGGACTGGTTTTGCGTTTGGTCTTGGCCTCGACCGTTTGGTGATGATGCGTTACGGCATCCATGACATCCGTTATTTCCAATCAGGGAATTTACGTTTTTTGAAACAGTTTTAG
- a CDS encoding thiolase family protein, translating into MDPILLGVSDTIESEFEPEVYKNLTPLEKYHSLLFNSVDKLFGFLGTDREKLKPYLTDFVSVEAQSLGREGYGFTIKDANDMGFGGLACHTVDLGGASVGGAIQQAHTIVKANPYAVVLVAAADIPKSVFKQVSDLKRLTATVCHKDWEMPYGATLIGLYSLLCERMMFDTGVTSDDLEEITKHFRTVAESNPRAFQYQKPMAEKQLKKPLSGVYSTPMIAIVTDHGFATLITSEAMKQKLIEKKVIKSDAKHIYVIGSGHSAHAEYLIQKKDLKSPAGLACERAVASSGINRSEIEYAWIYDCFTGMIIHEASLYFGVSPKETASALRTGKISNGTKEIPINLGGGILNYQAAMALSGATGLVDVCSQYGLSVHPLPNVLSEPPKVSLLGGNGGIDSINSVILFAKDKKERISKEPMPLKPLDVNVPSPKVREKATILSATTIYFNPGGEKKPPYLIVCSTKENGEMVLTNLYDKEGKEIVSKEGLELGKTKVEFQVIDGKIQAVVV; encoded by the coding sequence ATGGACCCTATTTTACTTGGTGTCAGCGACACAATTGAATCGGAATTTGAGCCGGAAGTTTATAAAAACCTAACTCCCCTCGAGAAATACCATTCCTTACTTTTTAACTCAGTAGACAAACTGTTTGGATTCTTAGGAACCGACAGAGAAAAACTCAAACCCTATCTCACTGATTTTGTTTCTGTCGAAGCCCAGTCCCTCGGCAGAGAGGGATACGGATTTACCATCAAAGATGCAAATGATATGGGATTTGGTGGACTTGCCTGCCATACAGTAGACCTCGGTGGGGCAAGTGTGGGTGGTGCGATCCAACAAGCTCATACGATCGTAAAAGCCAATCCCTATGCTGTGGTTCTTGTAGCTGCAGCTGATATTCCAAAGTCAGTATTCAAACAAGTTTCCGACTTAAAACGACTCACTGCGACTGTTTGCCATAAAGATTGGGAGATGCCGTATGGAGCTACACTCATTGGTCTCTATTCACTGTTATGTGAACGAATGATGTTCGATACTGGTGTGACAAGTGATGACTTGGAAGAGATCACAAAACACTTTCGAACAGTTGCGGAATCGAATCCCCGAGCTTTTCAATACCAAAAACCAATGGCAGAGAAACAATTAAAAAAACCACTCTCAGGTGTCTACAGTACACCGATGATTGCCATTGTCACTGACCATGGATTTGCAACACTCATTACTTCTGAGGCCATGAAACAGAAGTTAATCGAAAAGAAAGTAATTAAATCCGATGCCAAACACATCTATGTGATTGGTTCTGGACATAGTGCTCATGCTGAATACCTCATCCAAAAAAAGGATTTAAAAAGCCCAGCTGGCCTTGCTTGTGAGAGAGCAGTTGCTTCCAGTGGAATCAATCGATCAGAGATTGAATATGCATGGATTTATGATTGTTTTACAGGGATGATCATCCATGAGGCTTCTTTGTATTTTGGAGTGTCTCCAAAAGAAACTGCGAGCGCACTTCGAACTGGGAAAATCTCCAATGGAACAAAAGAGATCCCCATCAATTTGGGTGGTGGGATTTTAAACTACCAAGCAGCGATGGCACTCTCTGGTGCAACGGGACTTGTGGATGTCTGTAGCCAATATGGACTTTCTGTCCATCCTCTGCCAAATGTATTGAGTGAACCACCTAAGGTGAGTTTGCTTGGAGGGAATGGTGGAATTGATAGCATCAATTCTGTGATTCTTTTTGCTAAAGACAAAAAAGAGAGAATCTCGAAAGAACCGATGCCTTTAAAACCATTGGATGTGAATGTTCCGAGTCCGAAAGTAAGGGAAAAAGCAACCATTCTTTCTGCAACTACGATTTACTTCAATCCAGGCGGAGAAAAAAAACCACCGTATCTCATCGTCTGTTCGACCAAAGAGAATGGAGAAATGGTACTTACCAATCTTTATGACAAGGAAGGAAAGGAGATCGTATCAAAAGAGGGATTGGAACTTGGAAAAACCAAAGTGGAATTCCAAGTGATCGATGGTAAAATCCAAGCAGTGGTGGTGTAA